The Leifsonia williamsii genome includes a region encoding these proteins:
- a CDS encoding thiolase family protein, with product MAEKTEVVFVDGVRTPFGRAGEKGQYWNTRADDLVVKAIIGLLERNPQVPKDRIDDVAIAATTQQGDQGLTLGRTAALLAGLPKSVPGFAIDRMCAGAMTSVTTLGSGIAFGAYDLVIAGGVEHMGRHPMGFGADPNPRFLSERMVAEDALNMGMTAERIHDRFPALTKERADRFAMRSQQKLAAAYGSGDIQPDLVPVAIRSESGWGLATQDEGMRPETTMEGLATLKTPFRPHGRVTAGNSSPLTDGATASLLASHDAVKELGLAPKMRMVSFAFAGVEPEIMGIGPVPSTEKALRKAGLTIDDIGLFELNEAFAIQVLSFLDHFGIDDEDPRVNKWGGAIAIGHPLAASGVRLMIQLARQFEQHPEVRYGITAMCVGLGQGGTVIWENPNFDKRAARKAN from the coding sequence GTGGCCGAAAAGACCGAAGTCGTGTTCGTCGACGGAGTCCGTACTCCGTTCGGGCGGGCCGGCGAGAAAGGGCAGTACTGGAACACCCGGGCGGACGACCTGGTCGTGAAGGCGATCATCGGTCTGCTCGAGCGGAACCCCCAGGTGCCCAAGGACCGGATCGATGACGTGGCGATCGCCGCGACGACGCAGCAGGGCGACCAGGGGCTGACCCTCGGCCGCACGGCGGCGCTGCTCGCCGGGCTGCCCAAGTCCGTGCCGGGCTTCGCGATCGACCGGATGTGCGCCGGGGCGATGACGAGCGTCACGACCCTCGGTTCCGGCATCGCGTTCGGCGCGTACGACCTCGTCATCGCGGGCGGTGTCGAGCACATGGGCCGCCACCCGATGGGCTTCGGGGCCGACCCGAACCCGCGCTTCCTGTCCGAGCGGATGGTCGCGGAGGACGCGCTCAACATGGGCATGACGGCCGAGCGCATCCACGACCGCTTCCCCGCGCTCACCAAGGAGCGCGCCGACCGGTTCGCGATGCGCAGCCAGCAGAAGCTCGCCGCCGCGTACGGCAGCGGCGACATCCAGCCCGACCTCGTGCCGGTCGCCATCCGCTCCGAGAGCGGCTGGGGCCTCGCCACGCAGGACGAGGGCATGCGCCCGGAGACCACGATGGAGGGGCTGGCGACGCTCAAGACGCCGTTCCGCCCGCACGGCCGCGTCACGGCCGGCAACTCGTCGCCGCTGACGGACGGCGCGACGGCCAGCCTCCTCGCCTCCCACGACGCCGTGAAGGAGCTCGGCCTCGCCCCGAAGATGCGCATGGTGAGCTTCGCGTTCGCCGGCGTCGAGCCCGAGATCATGGGCATCGGCCCGGTGCCCTCGACCGAGAAGGCGCTGCGCAAGGCCGGCCTCACGATCGACGACATCGGCCTGTTCGAGCTGAACGAGGCGTTCGCCATCCAGGTGCTCTCGTTCCTCGACCACTTCGGCATCGACGACGAGGACCCGCGGGTCAACAAGTGGGGCGGCGCGATCGCGATCGGCCACCCGCTGGCCGCGAGCGGCGTCCGCCTGATGATCCAGCTCGCCCGCCAGTTCGAGCAGCACCCGGAGGTGCGGTACGGCATCACCGCGATGTGCGTCGGCCTCGGCCAGGGCGGCACCGTGATCTGGGAGAACCCCAACTTCGACAAGCGCGCCGCGCGGAAGGCGAACTGA
- a CDS encoding 3-hydroxyacyl-CoA dehydrogenase NAD-binding domain-containing protein, which yields MTDYTTIDFTPLLAFSDDEVVTHALTKDVPLPSGRTLALVTLDNGRDHTRPNTLGPATLLELGTVFDELAARAKRGEIDAVAVTGKPFILAAGADLSRVSDIPSREAAKLLPQLGHHVLGKQASLGVPSFVFTNGLALGGGVEIGLNADYRTIDRNVAGFALPEVFLGLIPGWGGATILPNLIGIENALKVVVENPLKQNRMLKAQEAFDMGIADAIFDSANFLEDSLKWADKVLGGEIEVKRPNVPGKLERMVKWDAAIGIARKMLESRIGTVPKSPYKALDLLKAAKSNDRAAGFELEDDALAELISGDQFHASIYAFNLVQKRAKRPAGAPDKKLAKKVTKIGVIGAGYMASQFALLFVRRLRVPVVITDLDQAHVDKGVQYIHDEIGKLQEKGRISPDEANRLRALVTGTTDKADFADCDWVIEAVFEELTVKQNVFEEVEQHISDEAVLATNTSSLSVEQIGAKLKHPERLVGFHFFTPVAVMPLIEVVKTPHTDEATLSTAMVTAAALKKNAVITADTPGFVVNRILAKILGEAMHAVDDGTPFEVVDEAIAPLGLPMPPSQLLDLVGLKVGAHVLDTHHAAFPDRFYRSENLHKLAEYGTLLEKDGKGRIKGVDKGAAKIVAGGTNPWTKEDILRRLEDGLADEIHRMLVDDHVVEAPEDIDLCMILGAGFPFQMGGITPYLDRVGASERVFADTFHHPPIRGVE from the coding sequence GTGACGGATTACACCACCATCGACTTCACCCCCCTGCTCGCCTTCTCGGACGACGAGGTCGTCACGCACGCCCTCACGAAGGACGTGCCGCTCCCCAGCGGGCGGACGCTCGCCCTGGTGACACTCGACAACGGGCGCGACCACACCCGCCCGAACACGCTCGGCCCGGCGACCCTCCTCGAGCTCGGCACCGTCTTCGACGAGCTCGCCGCACGGGCGAAGCGCGGCGAGATCGACGCGGTCGCGGTGACGGGCAAGCCGTTCATCCTGGCGGCCGGCGCCGACCTCAGCCGGGTCAGCGACATCCCCAGCAGGGAAGCGGCCAAGCTGCTCCCCCAGCTGGGCCACCACGTCCTCGGCAAGCAGGCGTCCCTCGGCGTCCCGTCGTTCGTCTTCACGAACGGCCTGGCGCTCGGCGGCGGCGTGGAGATCGGCCTCAACGCCGACTACCGCACCATCGACCGCAACGTGGCCGGCTTCGCGCTGCCCGAGGTGTTCCTCGGCCTGATCCCGGGCTGGGGCGGCGCGACCATCCTCCCGAACCTGATCGGCATCGAGAACGCGCTGAAGGTCGTCGTCGAGAACCCGCTCAAGCAGAACCGGATGCTGAAGGCGCAGGAGGCGTTCGACATGGGGATCGCCGACGCGATCTTCGACTCCGCCAACTTCCTCGAGGACTCGCTGAAGTGGGCCGACAAGGTGCTCGGCGGCGAGATCGAGGTCAAGCGGCCGAATGTCCCGGGCAAGCTCGAGCGGATGGTCAAGTGGGACGCGGCCATCGGCATCGCCCGCAAGATGCTGGAGAGCCGGATCGGCACCGTCCCGAAGTCGCCCTACAAGGCACTGGACCTGCTGAAGGCCGCGAAGTCCAACGACCGGGCCGCCGGCTTCGAGCTCGAGGACGACGCCCTCGCCGAGCTCATCTCCGGCGATCAGTTCCACGCCAGCATCTACGCCTTCAACCTGGTGCAGAAGCGCGCCAAGCGCCCTGCAGGAGCCCCGGACAAGAAGCTGGCGAAGAAGGTCACCAAGATCGGTGTCATCGGCGCCGGCTACATGGCCAGCCAGTTCGCCCTCCTGTTCGTGCGCCGCCTGCGGGTGCCGGTCGTCATCACCGACCTCGACCAGGCGCACGTCGACAAGGGCGTGCAGTACATCCACGACGAAATCGGCAAGCTGCAGGAGAAGGGCCGCATCTCGCCCGACGAGGCGAACCGCCTGCGCGCGCTCGTGACCGGCACGACGGACAAGGCCGACTTCGCCGACTGCGACTGGGTGATCGAGGCCGTGTTCGAGGAGCTGACGGTCAAGCAGAACGTGTTCGAGGAGGTCGAGCAGCACATCTCCGACGAGGCCGTGCTGGCGACCAACACCTCCTCGCTCTCGGTCGAGCAGATCGGGGCGAAGCTGAAGCACCCGGAGCGGCTGGTCGGCTTCCACTTCTTCACCCCGGTCGCGGTCATGCCGCTGATCGAGGTCGTGAAGACGCCGCACACCGACGAGGCGACGCTCTCGACGGCGATGGTGACGGCCGCTGCGCTCAAGAAGAACGCGGTCATCACGGCCGACACCCCCGGCTTCGTCGTCAACCGCATCCTCGCCAAGATCCTCGGCGAGGCGATGCACGCTGTCGACGACGGCACGCCGTTCGAGGTCGTGGACGAGGCCATCGCCCCGCTGGGCCTGCCGATGCCGCCCTCCCAGCTGCTCGACCTGGTCGGCCTGAAGGTCGGCGCGCACGTGCTCGACACGCACCACGCCGCCTTCCCCGACCGGTTCTACCGCAGCGAGAACCTCCACAAGCTCGCCGAGTACGGCACGCTGCTGGAGAAAGACGGCAAGGGCAGGATCAAGGGCGTCGACAAGGGCGCGGCCAAGATCGTGGCGGGCGGGACGAACCCGTGGACGAAGGAGGACATCCTCCGCCGCCTCGAGGACGGCCTCGCCGACGAGATCCACCGCATGCTCGTGGACGACCACGTCGTGGAGGCGCCGGAGGACATCGACCTCTGCATGATCCTCGGTGCGGGCTTCCCGTTCCAGATGGGCGGCATCACGCCGTACCTCGACCGGGTCGGCGCGTCCGAGCGCGTCTTCGCCGACACGTTCCACCACCCGCCGATCCGCGGCGTGGAGTAA
- a CDS encoding TetR/AcrR family transcriptional regulator, whose translation MSEHDPAPDPASPRRRGPYAKSAARRQHIVEQAYTVFASRGYHAGSLREIAAAAGVSLSSLQHHFSSKEELLVAVLARRDELGGGWSDSAARLPFAEHIVGQAEANRRIPGLIALYAVLSAEAVTAGHPGRDYFVDRYDGLRDAYTAEFTALREDGHLRDGVDPALAAATVIALWEGVELQWLYAPDRIDAPAALRAYLDLVLT comes from the coding sequence GTGTCCGAGCACGACCCCGCGCCCGATCCCGCGTCGCCCCGCCGCCGCGGCCCCTACGCGAAGTCCGCCGCCCGTCGGCAGCACATCGTCGAGCAGGCGTACACCGTCTTCGCCAGCCGCGGCTACCACGCCGGCTCGCTGCGTGAGATCGCCGCCGCCGCCGGGGTGAGCCTCAGCAGCCTCCAGCACCACTTCTCGTCCAAGGAGGAGCTGCTGGTCGCCGTGCTCGCCCGGCGCGACGAATTGGGCGGAGGCTGGAGCGACTCCGCGGCCCGCCTCCCGTTCGCCGAGCACATCGTCGGCCAGGCGGAGGCCAACCGCCGCATCCCCGGCCTGATCGCCCTCTACGCCGTGCTGTCGGCGGAGGCGGTCACCGCCGGCCACCCCGGACGCGACTACTTCGTCGACCGCTACGACGGCCTCCGCGACGCCTACACCGCCGAGTTCACCGCGCTGCGCGAGGACGGTCACCTGCGCGACGGCGTCGACCCGGCGCTCGCCGCGGCCACGGTCATCGCCCTGTGGGAGGGCGTCGAGCTGCAGTGGCTCTACGCCCCCGACCGCATCGACGCCCCCGCCGCCCTGCGCGCCTACCTCGACCTCGTCCTGACCTAG
- a CDS encoding glycoside hydrolase family 2 TIM barrel-domain containing protein: MTAILPPAYLADTAPGRGARLAPRSWLRTDAPTLSLSGEWAFRYSPHAALPDDVAVPGLDDTGWDRLPVPAHWVLQGDGAYGRPAYTNVQYPFPVDPPHVPDENPTGDYRRRFDLPADWPAGAQVALRFDGVESLYRVWLNGEEVGVATGSRLAQEFDVTGLVRPGENLLSVRVHQWSPASYLEDQDQWWLPGIFRDVTLVARPLDGLGDVWLRTGWDAETGWVDPEIVAEEAAFPVTLRIPELGVEAVWDSPAAVARIEVGPAEPWSAESPRLYDATVASRGETASLRIGFRTVEIRGDRLLVNGRRVVFHGMNRHETHPERGRVFDEAHAREDLALMKRFNVNAIRTSHYPPHPRLLELADELGLWVVLECDLETHGFGMHDWAGNPSDDARWRDAYLDRIERTVERDKNHPSVIVWSLGNEAGTGSNLAAMAAWVHARDPERPVHYEGDYTGEYTDVYSRMYPSLLETREIGTDGSLAPLLGCSPAQGARQRTKPFLLCEYAHAMGNGPGALDRYEALVDELPRLHGGFVWEWRDHGLLTRTADGTPFYGYGGDFGEVVHDGSFVMDGMVLSSGVPTPGLHEFKAVVQPVRFAFAGGALVVSNHRHSASTADLRLVWRVEHDGRPVADGVLEVPEVAAGSSATVPVPGLPVAETGETWFTVEAVLAEDASWAPAGHVVATAQLDAGRAASAAAPAPAPARVRGWQPAAGDLRLGAAEFAGGRLVRLGGRVVSGPLLELFRAPTDNDEGGYSNPEGSDASIPGTSSAQLWRAQGLDRLVHRLVSVEEAPGALRTVTRVSAANATASVTVEQVWTLSDGELELRVEIEPSTGWPSVWPRVGVRFELPDDDRGPAVSGVEWFGLGPLESYPDSLRAAQVGRYTATVDELSVEYARPQETGHRSEVRSLALGGPDGADLRWDFLPDGRGRLPGFTLSRHTPQQIAAAGHPHELPASTTTHLIVDAGQHGVGSAACGPDVWLEHALRPEARTLRMRLRA, translated from the coding sequence GTGACCGCCATTCTTCCTCCCGCCTACCTCGCCGACACCGCGCCGGGCCGCGGCGCCCGTCTCGCGCCGCGCTCCTGGCTCCGCACCGATGCGCCGACGCTCTCGCTGAGCGGCGAGTGGGCGTTCCGCTACTCGCCGCATGCCGCGCTCCCCGACGACGTCGCCGTGCCCGGCCTCGACGACACCGGCTGGGACCGCCTCCCGGTTCCCGCCCACTGGGTGCTGCAGGGCGACGGCGCGTACGGGCGCCCGGCCTACACGAACGTGCAGTATCCCTTCCCGGTGGACCCGCCGCACGTGCCCGACGAGAATCCGACGGGCGACTACCGCCGCCGGTTCGACCTCCCCGCCGACTGGCCGGCCGGGGCGCAGGTCGCGCTGCGCTTCGACGGCGTCGAGTCGCTGTACCGCGTCTGGCTGAACGGCGAGGAGGTCGGCGTCGCCACCGGCAGCCGGCTCGCGCAGGAGTTCGACGTGACCGGACTCGTGCGGCCCGGTGAGAACCTCCTGTCGGTCCGCGTGCACCAGTGGTCGCCCGCCAGCTACCTCGAGGACCAGGACCAGTGGTGGCTGCCCGGCATCTTCCGCGACGTGACCCTGGTGGCCCGGCCGCTCGACGGGCTCGGCGACGTCTGGCTGCGCACCGGGTGGGACGCGGAGACGGGCTGGGTGGACCCCGAGATCGTCGCCGAGGAGGCCGCCTTCCCGGTGACCCTGCGCATCCCCGAGCTCGGCGTGGAGGCGGTGTGGGACTCCCCCGCCGCCGTCGCCCGCATCGAGGTGGGCCCTGCCGAGCCGTGGAGCGCGGAGTCGCCGCGCCTGTACGACGCGACCGTGGCCTCCCGCGGCGAGACCGCCTCCCTGCGCATCGGCTTCCGGACGGTCGAGATCCGCGGCGATCGGCTGCTCGTCAACGGCCGGCGGGTCGTGTTCCACGGCATGAACCGGCACGAGACGCACCCGGAGCGCGGTCGCGTCTTCGACGAGGCGCACGCCCGCGAGGACCTGGCGCTGATGAAGCGCTTCAACGTGAACGCCATCCGCACGAGCCACTATCCCCCGCACCCGCGGCTGCTGGAGCTGGCCGACGAGCTGGGGCTCTGGGTCGTGCTCGAGTGCGACCTGGAGACGCACGGCTTCGGCATGCACGACTGGGCCGGCAACCCGAGCGACGACGCCCGCTGGCGCGACGCGTACCTCGATCGCATCGAGCGGACGGTCGAGCGCGACAAGAACCACCCGAGCGTCATCGTCTGGTCGCTCGGCAACGAGGCGGGCACCGGCTCCAACCTCGCCGCGATGGCGGCCTGGGTGCACGCACGGGACCCCGAGCGACCGGTGCACTACGAGGGCGACTACACCGGCGAGTACACCGACGTGTACTCGCGCATGTACCCGTCGCTGCTGGAGACGCGCGAGATCGGCACCGACGGCTCGCTCGCCCCGCTGCTCGGCTGCTCGCCCGCGCAGGGCGCCCGCCAGCGCACCAAGCCCTTCCTCCTGTGCGAGTACGCCCACGCGATGGGCAACGGGCCCGGTGCGCTGGACCGCTACGAGGCGCTGGTCGACGAGCTGCCGCGCCTGCACGGCGGGTTCGTGTGGGAGTGGCGCGACCACGGCCTCCTGACCCGCACGGCCGACGGCACGCCGTTCTACGGCTACGGCGGCGACTTCGGCGAGGTCGTGCACGACGGCAGCTTCGTGATGGACGGCATGGTGCTGAGCTCAGGCGTCCCGACGCCGGGCCTGCACGAGTTCAAGGCTGTGGTGCAGCCGGTCCGGTTCGCGTTCGCCGGCGGTGCGCTCGTCGTGTCGAACCACCGCCACAGCGCGAGCACCGCCGATCTGCGGCTCGTCTGGCGCGTGGAGCACGACGGCCGCCCGGTGGCCGACGGCGTGCTGGAGGTGCCGGAGGTCGCCGCCGGGTCGTCGGCGACGGTCCCCGTGCCCGGCCTCCCGGTCGCCGAGACGGGCGAGACCTGGTTCACCGTGGAGGCGGTGCTCGCGGAGGACGCGTCGTGGGCGCCTGCCGGACACGTCGTGGCGACGGCGCAGCTCGACGCCGGGCGTGCGGCGTCCGCAGCAGCACCGGCGCCGGCGCCGGCGCGGGTGCGCGGGTGGCAGCCCGCGGCAGGCGACCTGAGGCTGGGAGCGGCTGAGTTCGCCGGCGGCCGCCTCGTCCGCCTCGGCGGGCGCGTGGTGAGCGGCCCGCTGCTCGAGCTCTTCCGCGCCCCCACCGACAACGACGAGGGCGGCTACAGCAACCCGGAGGGCAGCGACGCGAGCATCCCCGGCACCTCCAGCGCGCAGCTGTGGCGGGCACAGGGCCTCGACCGGCTGGTGCACCGGCTCGTCAGCGTGGAGGAGGCTCCCGGCGCCCTGCGCACCGTCACCCGGGTCTCCGCGGCCAACGCCACGGCCTCCGTCACGGTCGAGCAGGTGTGGACGCTCTCCGACGGAGAGCTGGAGCTGCGGGTCGAGATCGAGCCGTCGACCGGCTGGCCGTCGGTGTGGCCGCGCGTCGGCGTGCGCTTCGAGCTGCCCGACGACGACCGGGGGCCGGCCGTCTCCGGTGTGGAGTGGTTCGGGTTGGGCCCGCTGGAGTCGTACCCCGACAGCCTCCGCGCCGCGCAGGTCGGCCGCTACACGGCGACGGTCGACGAGCTGTCGGTGGAGTATGCGCGCCCGCAGGAGACCGGCCACCGGTCGGAGGTGCGGAGCCTCGCGCTCGGCGGGCCCGACGGCGCGGACCTGCGCTGGGACTTCCTGCCGGACGGCCGCGGCCGCCTCCCCGGCTTCACCCTGAGCCGCCACACCCCGCAGCAGATCGCCGCCGCGGGCCACCCGCACGAGCTTCCCGCCTCGACCACCACGCACCTCATCGTCGACGCCGGGCAGCACGGTGTCGGCTCGGCCGCCTGCGGCCCCGACGTCTGGCTGGAGCACGCGCTGCGTCCGGAGGCACGGACACTCAGGATGCGCCTCCGCGCCTAG
- a CDS encoding aldo/keto reductase, translating to MKTITLGTEKLAVSRLGLGCMGMSAFYTGAGQDEAGSIRTIHRAIDLGVTLFDTAEIYGPHTNEELVGRALAGHRDEVVVATKFGMRPDPDDPQRRVLDGSPENVRRSVEGSLRRLNTDRIDLYYQHRMDPGTPIEETVGALAELVKEGKILHYGLSEAAAATIRRANAVHPVTAIQSEYSLWTRDPEAEVLPTVRELGIGFVPYSPLGRGFLTGSIRSIDQLSDDDFRRFNPRFEGDNLEANIRIVEQVDEVARQVGATPGQVALAWLLAKGDDIAPIPGTTKVANLEQNVAADALELSPEQIEQLDDVATPVGDRYPDMSSVNR from the coding sequence ATGAAGACGATCACACTCGGTACGGAGAAGCTCGCCGTCTCGCGGCTCGGCCTGGGCTGCATGGGCATGTCGGCGTTCTACACGGGCGCGGGGCAGGACGAAGCGGGCTCGATCCGCACCATCCACCGCGCCATCGACCTCGGCGTCACCCTGTTCGACACGGCCGAGATCTACGGCCCGCACACCAACGAGGAGCTGGTGGGCCGCGCGCTCGCCGGCCACCGCGACGAGGTGGTCGTCGCCACCAAGTTCGGCATGCGGCCCGACCCCGACGACCCGCAGCGCCGCGTCCTCGACGGCTCGCCCGAGAACGTGCGCCGATCAGTGGAGGGGTCGCTGCGCCGGTTGAACACCGACCGCATCGACCTGTATTACCAGCACCGCATGGACCCGGGTACGCCCATCGAGGAGACCGTCGGCGCCCTCGCCGAGCTGGTGAAGGAGGGCAAGATCCTCCACTACGGCCTGTCGGAGGCCGCTGCCGCGACGATCCGCCGGGCCAACGCGGTGCACCCGGTCACGGCCATCCAGAGCGAGTACTCGCTGTGGACGCGCGACCCCGAGGCGGAGGTGCTGCCGACCGTCCGGGAGCTGGGCATCGGCTTCGTGCCGTACTCGCCGCTGGGCCGCGGGTTCCTGACCGGCTCGATCCGCTCGATCGACCAGCTGTCGGACGACGACTTCCGCCGCTTCAACCCGCGGTTCGAGGGCGACAACCTCGAGGCGAACATCCGCATCGTGGAGCAGGTCGACGAGGTCGCCCGGCAGGTCGGCGCGACGCCGGGCCAGGTGGCGCTCGCGTGGCTGCTCGCGAAGGGCGACGACATCGCGCCCATCCCGGGCACCACGAAGGTCGCGAACCTGGAGCAGAACGTCGCCGCCGACGCGCTCGAGCTCAGCCCCGAGCAGATCGAGCAGCTCGACGACGTGGCGACGCCGGTGGGCGACCGCTACCCGGACATGTCGTCCGTGAACCGCTGA
- a CDS encoding dihydrofolate reductase family protein, with protein MALTKYYVASSIDGFIADTDDRIDWLLQFGFEEFDEHYQTFLSGIGALVMGARTYEFIVAEPGEWPYPGLPVWVVTHGSPPVREGADVTFFSGDIEQLDAEVREAAGDRDVWLVGGGALAGQFADRGLIDELHVTYVPVLVGSGKPLLPVSGASRPLVLSSTMTFPSGAVEHVYRFA; from the coding sequence ATGGCCCTCACGAAGTACTACGTCGCCTCGTCCATCGACGGCTTCATCGCCGACACCGACGACCGCATCGACTGGCTGCTGCAGTTCGGTTTCGAGGAGTTCGACGAGCACTATCAGACGTTCCTCTCCGGCATCGGCGCGCTGGTCATGGGCGCCCGCACCTACGAGTTCATCGTCGCCGAGCCGGGCGAGTGGCCCTACCCCGGGCTCCCGGTCTGGGTGGTCACGCACGGCAGCCCGCCTGTGCGCGAGGGCGCCGACGTCACCTTCTTCTCCGGCGACATCGAGCAGCTCGACGCCGAGGTGCGGGAGGCGGCCGGCGACCGCGACGTGTGGCTGGTCGGCGGCGGCGCGCTCGCCGGGCAGTTCGCCGACCGCGGGCTGATCGACGAGCTGCACGTCACCTACGTGCCGGTGCTGGTCGGCTCCGGCAAGCCGCTGCTGCCCGTCTCGGGCGCGAGCCGACCGCTCGTGCTCTCCAGCACGATGACCTTCCCGAGCGGCGCCGTGGAGCACGTGTACCGGTTCGCCTGA
- a CDS encoding DUF1931 family protein translates to MHLFGLSGFEWFFHRAANLDVDKNDFRRFDDFLSGKLQDLLLRAVENAAANGHDAVQPQDLPITEGLQESIDAFTTLGETVSRDAVLEVVSRGTPLDLPLAEETQALLPGIVGGIGVALVRSFRIVDEKLKTPQATHWDRVTRIFDQLL, encoded by the coding sequence ATGCACCTGTTCGGTCTGAGCGGCTTCGAGTGGTTCTTCCACCGGGCGGCGAACCTCGACGTCGACAAGAACGACTTCCGGAGGTTCGACGACTTCCTCAGCGGCAAGCTCCAGGACCTGCTGCTGCGCGCGGTCGAGAACGCCGCCGCCAACGGCCATGACGCGGTGCAGCCGCAGGACCTCCCCATCACCGAGGGCCTGCAGGAGTCGATCGACGCCTTCACCACGCTCGGCGAGACGGTGTCGCGGGACGCCGTGCTCGAGGTCGTCAGCCGCGGCACGCCCCTCGACCTCCCGCTCGCCGAGGAGACGCAGGCGCTGCTCCCCGGCATCGTCGGCGGAATCGGCGTCGCCCTCGTCCGCAGCTTCCGCATCGTGGACGAGAAGCTGAAGACCCCGCAGGCGACCCACTGGGACCGCGTCACCCGGATCTTCGACCAGCTGCTCTAG
- the dxs gene encoding 1-deoxy-D-xylulose-5-phosphate synthase: protein MSILETIHGPRDLDRLTERELERLAAEVRAFLVANVAKTGGHLGPNLGVVETTIAIHRVFDSPRDAVVFDTGHQSYVHKLLTGRQDFSQLRQKGGLAGYPQRSESEHDIVESSHASSSLSWADGISRAFEMTGQNDRHVVAVVGDGALTGGMTWEALNNITDDNNRRLIIVVNDNGRSYAPTIGGMARFLNTVRTRRGYRSLYLTSRRAFDKLGTPGRSFYRGVRGGLHGFLSRFSNNEALYSNLDIKYIGPVHGHDIEAMEEALRQAKNYGAPVIVHAITQKGRGYEPALRDVADQFHAVGQIDPETGEPVSSSSKPSWTGVFADEIVALAEKNPKLVGITAAMLRPTGLHKFAERFPDRVHDVGIAEQHAVTSAAGLAYGGLHPVVAIYATFMNRAFDQVLMDVGLHKAGVTFVLDRAGVTGPDGPSHHGIWDLAILQVVPNIRLAAPRDGTRFREELGEAVQVDDAPTVLRFPKGNVQPDIDAVRRLEDGVDVLREGDSKDVLLVTVGPMAELGLKVADRLAAQGIGATVVDPRWVVPVPRSILDLAAEHRIVVTLEDGIRVGGIGTRVRQDLREAGIDTAVDELGLPDAFIDHATREEILEEAGLTPQKIARDLVAQVLGSRVPIARPLPEEELSRRNLDA from the coding sequence ATGAGCATCCTCGAGACCATCCACGGGCCGCGCGACCTCGACCGGCTCACGGAGCGGGAGCTCGAGCGGCTGGCAGCGGAGGTGCGCGCGTTCCTCGTGGCGAACGTCGCGAAGACCGGCGGTCACCTGGGACCGAACCTCGGCGTGGTGGAGACGACGATCGCCATCCACCGCGTCTTCGACTCCCCGCGCGACGCCGTCGTGTTCGACACCGGGCACCAGTCGTACGTGCACAAGCTGCTGACCGGGCGCCAGGACTTCTCGCAGCTGCGGCAGAAGGGCGGCCTCGCCGGCTACCCGCAGCGCTCCGAGTCGGAGCACGACATCGTCGAGAGCTCGCACGCCTCCTCGTCGCTGTCGTGGGCGGACGGCATCTCGCGCGCGTTCGAGATGACGGGGCAGAACGACCGGCACGTCGTGGCCGTGGTGGGCGACGGCGCCCTCACCGGCGGGATGACGTGGGAGGCGCTCAACAACATCACCGACGACAACAACCGCCGGCTGATTATCGTCGTCAACGACAACGGCCGCTCCTACGCGCCCACGATCGGCGGCATGGCGCGGTTCCTCAACACCGTCCGCACCCGGCGCGGCTACCGCAGCCTGTACCTGACGAGCCGCCGCGCGTTCGACAAGCTCGGCACCCCGGGTCGCTCGTTCTACCGGGGTGTGCGCGGCGGCCTCCACGGCTTCCTCAGCCGGTTCTCGAACAACGAGGCGCTGTACTCGAACCTCGACATCAAGTACATCGGGCCGGTGCACGGCCACGACATCGAGGCGATGGAGGAGGCTCTGCGCCAGGCGAAGAACTACGGCGCGCCCGTCATCGTGCACGCCATCACGCAGAAGGGCCGCGGCTACGAGCCCGCCCTGCGCGACGTGGCCGACCAGTTCCACGCCGTCGGGCAGATCGACCCGGAGACGGGGGAGCCGGTGAGCAGCTCCTCCAAGCCGAGCTGGACCGGCGTCTTCGCCGACGAGATCGTCGCCCTGGCGGAGAAGAACCCGAAGCTCGTCGGGATCACGGCCGCGATGCTGCGGCCGACCGGTCTGCACAAGTTCGCCGAGCGGTTCCCGGACCGCGTGCACGACGTGGGCATCGCCGAGCAGCACGCGGTTACGAGCGCCGCCGGACTCGCGTACGGCGGCCTCCACCCGGTCGTCGCGATCTACGCCACGTTCATGAACCGCGCCTTCGACCAGGTGCTGATGGATGTGGGCCTGCACAAGGCGGGCGTGACGTTCGTGCTCGACCGCGCCGGTGTCACCGGCCCCGACGGGCCCAGCCATCACGGCATCTGGGATCTCGCCATCCTGCAGGTCGTGCCGAACATCCGGCTCGCGGCGCCGCGCGACGGGACCCGGTTCCGGGAGGAGCTGGGGGAGGCCGTGCAGGTCGACGACGCTCCGACCGTGCTGCGCTTCCCGAAGGGCAACGTGCAGCCCGACATCGACGCGGTCCGGCGGCTCGAGGACGGCGTGGACGTGCTGCGCGAGGGCGACTCGAAGGACGTGCTGCTGGTCACGGTCGGCCCGATGGCCGAACTGGGGCTGAAGGTCGCCGACCGGCTCGCCGCGCAGGGCATCGGCGCCACGGTGGTCGACCCGCGCTGGGTCGTTCCCGTGCCCCGCAGCATCCTCGACCTCGCCGCGGAGCACCGCATCGTCGTGACGCTGGAGGACGGCATCCGCGTCGGCGGCATCGGCACCCGCGTGCGCCAGGATCTCCGCGAGGCCGGCATCGACACGGCTGTGGACGAGCTGGGGCTGCCCGACGCCTTCATCGACCACGCCACCCGCGAGGAGATCCTCGAGGAGGCCGGTCTCACGCCGCAGAAGATCGCGCGCGACCTGGTGGCCCAGGTGCTCGGCAGCCGCGTGCCCATCGCGCGCCCGCTGCCCGAGGAGGAGCTGAGCCGGCGCAACCTGGACGCGTGA